Proteins from a single region of Esox lucius isolate fEsoLuc1 chromosome 13, fEsoLuc1.pri, whole genome shotgun sequence:
- the LOC105014247 gene encoding glycerol-3-phosphate acyltransferase 4, which translates to MVLFLDFNPFDNLLCILLGISFTVWFTLLLVFIIVPAIFGVSFGIRQLYMKTLLKIFEWATRRIERGAKDKNHPLHKPYSNAIIAKEPTSLEEEIKEIRRSGSNRDLDSASEFEMSDIFYFCRRGVESIMDDEVTKRFSAEELESWNLLTRSNYNFQHISLRLTVLWGLGVVIRYGFLLPLRVTLAFTGVGLLVVLTSIIGFLPNGRTKNFLSEKVHLMCYRICVRALTAIITYHDSENKPKNGGICVANHTSPIDVIILASDGCYAMVGQIHGGLMGVIQKSMVKACPHIWFERSEVKDRHLVAKRLSDHVEDKTKLPILIFPEGTCINNTSVMMFKKGSFEIGSTVYPVAIKYDPRFGDAFWNSSQFGMVSYLLRMMSSWAIVCSVWYLPPMSREEGEDAVQFANRVKAAIARQGGLVDLLWDGGLKRGKVKDTFKEEQQKLYSKMLVGTQEDRSRS; encoded by the exons ATGGTCCTGTTTTTAGACTTTAACCCTTTTGATAACCTGTTGTGCATTCTTTTGGGCATCTCCTTCACTGTGTGGTTCACCCTGCTGCTGGTCTTCATCATTGTGCCCGCCATATTTGGCGTGTCCTTTGGTATTCGGCAGCTGTACATGAAAACTCTACTGAAAATTTTTGAG TGGGCCACACGTAGGATAGAAAGAGGAGCCAAAGACAAGAACCATCCCTTGCATAAGCCCTACTCCAATG CCATCATTGCCAAGGAGCCCACCTCCCTGGAGGAGGAGATCAAGGAGATCCGGCGTAGCGGCAGTAACCGGGACCTGGACTCTGCCTCCGAGTTTGAAATGTCTGACATCTTCTACTTCTGCCGGCGAGGAGTGGAGAGCATCATGGATGACGAGGTGACCAAGAGGTTTTCTGCCGAGGAGCTTGAGTCATGGAACCTGCTGACCCGTAGCAACTACAACTTTCAGCACATCAGCCTGAGATTGACGGTCCTGTGGGGGCTTGGGGTGGTGATCCGCTATGGCTTCCTGCTGCCTCTCAG GGTAACTCTTGCCTTTACCGGGGTGGGCCTTCTAGTGGTCCTCACCTCCATCATCGGGTTTCTTCCAAATGGGAG GACGAAGAATTTCCTTAGCGAAAAGGTGCATTTGATGTGTTACCGGATCTGTGTCAGAGCTCTCACTGCCATCATCACTTACCACGACAG TGAGAACAAGCCCAAGAATGGTGGAATCTGTGTGGCCAACCATACCTCACCTATTGATGTCATTATCCTAGCCAGCGATGGCTGCTATGCAATG GTTGGGCAGATCCATGGTGGTTTGATGGGTGTTATCCAGAAGTCTATGGTGAAAGCCTGTCCACACATTTGGTTTGAACGCTCTGAAGTCAAAGACCGACATCTGGTGGCCAAAAG ATTGAGTGATCATGTAGAAGATAAAACTAAACTACCTATTCTAATTTTCCCTGAAG GCACTTGTATTAACAACACTTCAGTAATGATGTTTAAAAAGGGCAGCTTTGAGATTGGCTCCACAGTCTACCCTGTGGCCATCAAG TATGACCCTCGCTTTGGAGATGCCTTCTGGAACAGCAGCCAGTTTGGGATGGTCAGCTACCTGCTGAGGATGATGAGTAGTTGGGCcattgtgtgcagtgtgtggtaCCTTCCCCCCATGAGCAGAGAG GAAGGGGAGGATGCAGTCCAGTTTGCCAATCGGGTCAAGGCAGCTATTGCAAGACAAGGAGGGCTGGTGGACCTGCTTTG GGATGGAGGTTTAAAGCGAGGAAAGGTAAAAGATACCTTCAAAGAGGAGCAACAAAAGTTATACAGCAAAATGCTAGTTGGCACCCAAGAGGACCGCAGTCGTTCTTGA
- the polr3d gene encoding DNA-directed RNA polymerase III subunit RPC4, whose protein sequence is MAEPGSSKPGGPSTIPGGGGRGMVTGRRLPATLSPGRLPSMRSRDLTLGGVKKKTFTPNIIGRKAKEEQKVEGGQRRERRDNERGRERGGRGGRGRGRPEVIQSHSIFEQGPAEMMMKKRGGYEGERDAPSVGPSPIINIKKEKRETEEETKEILRSLERDNFLDDPHLRSDVRSCPVQLPLAVSGWGFKEEIDMSEIASTKPDKTEEESDAMDGTNEVKVKEEPEDTPEVKKMEPTFRRPPLPEPKVLPELLESWRQSKEEELFFIQLPDSLPGQPPTQEVRPVKTEMQSEDGQSRLLKTESQEDAQEENRCHLRDLQEGLVGRLLVRKSGRVQLILGHVSLDVALGTPCAFLQELVSVGTGEGQTGDLSVLGHIKHKLVCSPDFEALLENRV, encoded by the exons ATGGCTGAGCCAGGATCAAGCAAACCTGGTGGCCCTTCGACAATACCCGGAGGAGGTGGCAGAGGTATGGTGACTGGACGTCGTCTACCGGCCACCCTCTCCCCTGGCCGCCTTCCCTCCATGCGCTCCAGAGACCTCACTCTGGGAGGAGTAAAGAAG AAAACATTCACTCCTAACATTATTGGCCGCAAAGCTAAAGAAGA GCAGAAGGTTGAGGGTGGACAAAGGAGGGAAAGGAGGGATAATGAAAGAGGTCGTGAGCGAGGTGGTAGGGGTGGCCGTGGCCGGGGTCGGCCAGAGGTCATCCAGTCCCACTCCATATTTGAGCAGGGACCTGCAGAGATGATGATGAAGAAAAGAG GTGGCTATGAAGGTGAGCGAGATGCACCAAGTGTGGGTCCCTCACCCATCATTAACATCAagaaggaaaagagggagacagaggaagagaccaAAGAAATTTTGAGGTCCCTAGAACGAGACAAT TTCCTGGATGACCCTCACTTAAGAAGTGATGTAAGAAGCTGTCCTGTTCAGCTGCCTCTGGCTGTGTCGGGGTGGGGTTTCAAGGAGGAAATTGACATGTCTGAGATTGCCTCCACCAAACCAGAcaagacagaggaggaaagTGATGCCATGGACGGCACAAATGAGGTGAAAG TGAAAGAGGAGCCTGAAGATACTCCAGAGGTTAAGAAGATGGAACCCACATTTAGACGTCCTCCACTCCCCGAACCCAAGGTTTTACCTGAGCTGCTGGAGAGCTGGAGGCAGAGCAAGGAAGAGGAGCTGTTCTTCATCCAGCTTCCTGACTCTCTACCAGGGCAGCCACCCACCCAGGAGGTCAGGCCGGTGAAGACGGAGATGCAGTCAGAGGATGGACAATCCAGGCTATTGAAAACAGAATCTCAA GAGGACGCGCAGGAGGAAAACCGTTGCCATCTGAGGGACCTGCAGGAGGGTCTGGTGGGACGGCTGTTGGTGCGGAAGTCAGGTCGAGTGCAGCTCATTCTGGGACATGTTTCACTGGATGTGGCCCTGGGAACACCGTGCGCCTTTCTCCAG GAGCTGGTATCAGTTGGAACAGGAGAGGGTCAGACTGGGGACTTGTCAGTGCTAGGACACATCAAACACAAATTGGTCTGTTCACCAGACTTCGAAGCCCTTTTGGAAAACAGAGTATGA